The Desulfarculaceae bacterium genome window below encodes:
- the rsmB gene encoding 16S rRNA (cytosine(967)-C(5))-methyltransferase RsmB, with protein MDPRRIAFHVLRDLEEGPAHLETIMGRRLSKVPARERAFASSLVFNVLRNREYLDHLLSAYLDRPPSKLDRPVLAVLRLGAAEAALMSTPDHAVVDSAVELAKATPARRGRKLVNAVLRQLTAGWREVPLPPEGKDPAPRLAVEYSHPVWLVRELLEQWPRKQVEAWLASNQEQPPLTLRVNLDKITRAELAKRLGSKAEQVQTHTLVHEALMLSKPAAPAATLPGFKQGLFSVQDAAAQAMCHLLGVKPGMDVADLCAGAGGKTGHLASLMAGQGRLLAVDPSPGRITALQANLTRLGVKGVEVRQGDARDLVGVTGVLDRVLVDAPCTGLGVVGRRPDVRWRRGPDDPARMAGLQLELASKAADLLKPGGALLYCTCTVTRAENQGVVEALVAQRPELRLEWPRDLSAALMAHIGKDGFFRTFPPKDQADAFFAARLVRGD; from the coding sequence ATGGACCCGCGCCGCATAGCCTTTCACGTCCTCCGCGACCTGGAAGAGGGCCCGGCCCATCTGGAAACCATCATGGGCCGCCGCCTTTCCAAGGTCCCGGCCCGGGAGCGCGCCTTTGCCTCCAGCCTGGTCTTCAACGTGCTGCGCAACCGCGAATACCTGGACCATCTTCTCTCCGCCTATCTGGACCGGCCGCCCTCCAAGCTGGACCGTCCGGTGCTGGCCGTGCTGCGCCTGGGCGCGGCCGAGGCCGCCCTCATGTCCACCCCGGACCACGCGGTGGTGGATAGCGCGGTGGAGCTGGCCAAGGCCACCCCGGCCCGCCGGGGGCGCAAGCTGGTCAACGCGGTGCTGCGCCAGCTCACCGCCGGTTGGCGCGAGGTGCCCCTGCCGCCGGAGGGCAAGGACCCGGCCCCCCGCCTGGCGGTGGAATACTCTCACCCCGTGTGGCTGGTGCGCGAGCTTCTGGAGCAGTGGCCCCGCAAGCAGGTGGAGGCCTGGCTGGCCTCCAACCAGGAGCAGCCGCCGCTCACCCTGCGGGTCAACCTGGACAAGATCACCCGCGCCGAGCTGGCCAAGCGCCTGGGGTCCAAGGCCGAGCAGGTTCAGACTCACACCCTGGTCCACGAAGCCCTGATGCTCTCCAAACCCGCCGCCCCGGCCGCCACCCTGCCCGGCTTCAAGCAGGGCCTTTTCTCGGTGCAGGACGCGGCGGCCCAGGCCATGTGCCATCTGCTGGGCGTGAAGCCGGGCATGGACGTGGCCGACCTCTGCGCCGGAGCGGGCGGCAAGACCGGCCACCTTGCCTCGCTGATGGCGGGCCAAGGGCGGCTGTTGGCCGTGGACCCCAGCCCGGGGCGCATCACCGCGCTCCAGGCCAACCTGACCCGCCTGGGAGTCAAGGGCGTGGAGGTGCGCCAGGGTGACGCCCGCGATCTGGTGGGGGTCACCGGGGTGTTGGACCGCGTCTTGGTGGACGCGCCCTGCACCGGCCTGGGGGTGGTGGGCCGGCGGCCGGACGTGCGCTGGCGGCGCGGCCCGGACGACCCCGCCCGCATGGCTGGGCTCCAGCTGGAGCTGGCCTCCAAGGCGGCGGACCTGCTCAAGCCCGGCGGCGCGCTCTTGTATTGCACCTGCACCGTCACCCGGGCCGAGAACCAGGGCGTGGTGGAGGCGCTGGTTGCCCAGCGTCCGGAGTTGCGCCTAGAATGGCCCCGGGATCTGAGCGCGGCGCTCATGGCCCACATAGGGAAGGACGGCTTTTTCCGCACCTTCCCGCCCAAGGACCAGGCCGACGCCTTCTTCGCGGCGCGATTGGTCAGAGGAGACTAA
- the def gene encoding peptide deformylase has product MALLPIKTFPDPCLSRACRQVEVVDDDLRQLAADMLETMYDAPGVGLAAPQVGSDLRMVVIDCSSREEDPQPMVLVNPRIVEAEGALVFEEGCLSVPEFTADVTRYERVVVEALDGEGRPVRVEGDGLMAVCLQHELDHLEGRLFIDRISPLKRSLYKKRRAKQLKRDGE; this is encoded by the coding sequence ATGGCTTTGCTACCCATAAAGACTTTTCCCGACCCCTGCCTCTCCCGGGCCTGCCGCCAGGTGGAGGTGGTGGACGACGATTTGCGGCAACTGGCCGCCGATATGCTGGAGACGATGTACGACGCCCCGGGGGTGGGCCTGGCCGCGCCCCAGGTGGGCAGCGACCTGCGCATGGTGGTGATCGACTGCTCGTCCCGCGAGGAGGACCCCCAGCCCATGGTGCTGGTCAACCCGCGCATCGTGGAGGCCGAGGGCGCCCTGGTATTCGAGGAGGGCTGCCTCTCGGTGCCCGAGTTCACCGCCGACGTCACCCGCTACGAGCGGGTGGTGGTGGAGGCCCTGGACGGCGAGGGCCGTCCCGTGCGGGTGGAGGGCGACGGCCTCATGGCGGTTTGTCTCCAGCACGAGCTGGACCACCTGGAGGGACGCTTGTTCATCGACCGCATCAGCCCCCTCAAGCGCTCCTTGTATAAGAAGCGCCGGGCCAAGCAGCTGAAACGGGACGGCGAGTGA
- the fmt gene encoding methionyl-tRNA formyltransferase yields the protein MRRLRLAFMGTPDIACPALRAAATAHEVVLCLTQPDRRAGRGRKLIRQPLAALADELGIAVAQPEKVAEALPLLASAAPDLLVVLAYGQLLPPEVLAAAPQGAVNIHYSLLPQLRGAAPINWAIIRGLERTGVTSMYMDQGLDTGDIIFQKDTPLGAQETAGSLAQRLAEMGAQLLLPTLEAVAADAAPRQPQDHEAATWAPMLNKADGLMDWSLPAEELDRRVRGLDPWPGAHTTIDGAALKLFAPTALLPGSQGQAPGTVLAAPEGAEGMLAVACGAGALALGEVQAAGKRRMAAADFLRGAGPGPGDRLGN from the coding sequence GTGAGGCGGCTGCGCCTTGCCTTCATGGGCACCCCGGACATCGCCTGTCCGGCCCTGAGGGCGGCGGCCACGGCCCATGAGGTGGTGCTGTGCCTCACCCAGCCCGACCGCCGGGCGGGGCGGGGCCGCAAGCTCATTCGCCAGCCCCTGGCCGCCCTGGCCGATGAGCTGGGCATCGCGGTGGCCCAGCCCGAAAAGGTGGCCGAGGCCCTGCCGCTTTTGGCCTCGGCCGCGCCGGATCTTTTGGTGGTCCTGGCCTACGGCCAGCTCCTGCCTCCCGAGGTGCTCGCCGCCGCCCCCCAGGGCGCGGTGAACATCCACTACAGCCTGCTCCCCCAGTTGCGCGGGGCCGCGCCCATCAACTGGGCCATCATTCGCGGCCTGGAGCGAACCGGCGTGACCAGTATGTACATGGACCAAGGCCTGGACACCGGCGACATCATCTTCCAGAAGGACACCCCCCTGGGCGCCCAGGAGACCGCCGGGTCCCTGGCCCAACGCCTGGCCGAGATGGGGGCGCAGCTTCTTTTGCCCACCCTGGAGGCCGTCGCGGCCGACGCCGCCCCCCGCCAGCCCCAGGACCACGAGGCCGCCACCTGGGCCCCCATGCTCAACAAAGCCGACGGGCTCATGGACTGGTCGCTCCCCGCCGAGGAGCTGGACCGTCGGGTGCGCGGCCTGGACCCCTGGCCCGGGGCCCACACCACCATCGACGGGGCCGCGCTCAAGCTCTTCGCGCCCACCGCGCTCCTGCCCGGCAGCCAAGGCCAAGCGCCGGGCACCGTGCTGGCCGCGCCCGAGGGGGCCGAGGGGATGCTGGCAGTGGCCTGCGGGGCCGGAGCCCTGGCCCTGGGCGAGGTGCAGGCGGCGGGCAAACGCCGCATGGCGGCCGCCGACTTCCTGCGCGGGGCGGGCCCCGGCCCCGGCGATCGGCTGGGCAACTGA